A single window of Salmo salar chromosome ssa21, Ssal_v3.1, whole genome shotgun sequence DNA harbors:
- the LOC106581655 gene encoding P2Y purinoceptor 8 isoform X1, whose protein sequence is MLPFYMNLNVCLIIGCLCEIIVTMAWSSNSTKLDNTTLSLFQNVTASTAISIVYIVVTIINLVGNSLSMWLLLFHTSPKTPSIIFMVNLTLTDLTLGLVLPFQIMYQMQGYNWSLGPAMCRLLTLVFFANMYCSILTMTAISVDRYLGICRPMLFCETRERKSFAVIVCFAMWTVVLLVLYPLTITDLTFHVPELRITTCFDVLKRDMLPSMVAWAAFLLALFVILFLIPFCITVFCYISIIRKLARDSKTKQKDKAIGLAVTVLTVFTLCFTPNNILLLAHTIRRLFYGESLYMAYKLTLSLSCFNSCLDPFIYYFASREFRKKLRQMLRLRTLSSLDTGKTDLHRESLFSAQYVSEGQGGENGRVSVKQHC, encoded by the exons ATGCTACCTTTTTACATGAATCTAAATGTCTGCCTGATCATAGGTTGTCTGTGTGAAATCATTGTTACCATGGCATGGAGTTCCAACAGCACCAAACTGGACAATACCACCTTGTCCCTGTTCCAGAACGTGACAGCCAGTACAGCAATCTCCATTGTCTACATTGTAGTCACCATCATCAACCTGGTAGGAAACAGCCTCTCCATGTGGCTCCTCCTCTTCCATACCTCTCCCAAAACTCCCTCCATCATCTTCATGGTCAACCTGACCCTGACTGACCTGACCTTGGGCCTCGTCCTGCCCTTCCAGATCATGTATCAGATGCAGGGGTATAATTGGAGCCTAGGCCCGGCCATGTGCAG GCTCTTGACCCTGGTGTTCTTTGCCAACATGTACTGCTCAATTCTAACTATGACCGCCATCAGTGTGGACCGCTACCTGGGCATCTGCCGGCCCATGCTCTTCTGTGAGACCAGGGAAAGGAAGTCATTCGCTGTGATTGTTTGCTTCGCCATGTGGACAGTCGTCCTATTGGTCCTGTACCCACTCACTATAACCGACCTGACATTCCACGTTCCAGAACTCAGGATCACCACCTGCTTCGACGTTCTGAAGAGGGACATGCTTCCATCCATGGTGGCCTGGGCTGCCTTCCTCCTTGCACTGTTtgtcatcctcttcctcatcccaTTCTGCATCACTGTTTTCTGCTACATCAGCATCATCCGCAAGCTGGCCCGAGACTCCAAGACCAAACAGAAGGATAAGGCTATAGGTCTCGCCGTCACCGTCCTAACGGTCTTCACGCTCTGCTTCACTCCCAACAACATCCTCCTTCTGGCTCACACCATCCGGAGGCTCTTCTATGGGGAGTCCTTGTACATGGCCTACAAGCTGACTCTCTCCCTCAGTTGCTTCAACAGCTGCCTGGACCCCTTCATCTACTACTTTGCCTCTAGGGAGTTCCGGAAGAAGTTGAGGCAGATGCTAAGgctgagaacactgagcagtcTGGACACGGGGAAGACAGACCTGCACAGAGAGAGCCTGTTCTCCGCCCAGTATGTGTCTGAGGGACAGGGTGGAGAGAACGGCAGAGTGTCtgttaaacaacactgttaa
- the LOC106581655 gene encoding P2Y purinoceptor 8 isoform X2 yields the protein MAWSSNSTKLDNTTLSLFQNVTASTAISIVYIVVTIINLVGNSLSMWLLLFHTSPKTPSIIFMVNLTLTDLTLGLVLPFQIMYQMQGYNWSLGPAMCRLLTLVFFANMYCSILTMTAISVDRYLGICRPMLFCETRERKSFAVIVCFAMWTVVLLVLYPLTITDLTFHVPELRITTCFDVLKRDMLPSMVAWAAFLLALFVILFLIPFCITVFCYISIIRKLARDSKTKQKDKAIGLAVTVLTVFTLCFTPNNILLLAHTIRRLFYGESLYMAYKLTLSLSCFNSCLDPFIYYFASREFRKKLRQMLRLRTLSSLDTGKTDLHRESLFSAQYVSEGQGGENGRVSVKQHC from the exons ATGGCATGGAGTTCCAACAGCACCAAACTGGACAATACCACCTTGTCCCTGTTCCAGAACGTGACAGCCAGTACAGCAATCTCCATTGTCTACATTGTAGTCACCATCATCAACCTGGTAGGAAACAGCCTCTCCATGTGGCTCCTCCTCTTCCATACCTCTCCCAAAACTCCCTCCATCATCTTCATGGTCAACCTGACCCTGACTGACCTGACCTTGGGCCTCGTCCTGCCCTTCCAGATCATGTATCAGATGCAGGGGTATAATTGGAGCCTAGGCCCGGCCATGTGCAG GCTCTTGACCCTGGTGTTCTTTGCCAACATGTACTGCTCAATTCTAACTATGACCGCCATCAGTGTGGACCGCTACCTGGGCATCTGCCGGCCCATGCTCTTCTGTGAGACCAGGGAAAGGAAGTCATTCGCTGTGATTGTTTGCTTCGCCATGTGGACAGTCGTCCTATTGGTCCTGTACCCACTCACTATAACCGACCTGACATTCCACGTTCCAGAACTCAGGATCACCACCTGCTTCGACGTTCTGAAGAGGGACATGCTTCCATCCATGGTGGCCTGGGCTGCCTTCCTCCTTGCACTGTTtgtcatcctcttcctcatcccaTTCTGCATCACTGTTTTCTGCTACATCAGCATCATCCGCAAGCTGGCCCGAGACTCCAAGACCAAACAGAAGGATAAGGCTATAGGTCTCGCCGTCACCGTCCTAACGGTCTTCACGCTCTGCTTCACTCCCAACAACATCCTCCTTCTGGCTCACACCATCCGGAGGCTCTTCTATGGGGAGTCCTTGTACATGGCCTACAAGCTGACTCTCTCCCTCAGTTGCTTCAACAGCTGCCTGGACCCCTTCATCTACTACTTTGCCTCTAGGGAGTTCCGGAAGAAGTTGAGGCAGATGCTAAGgctgagaacactgagcagtcTGGACACGGGGAAGACAGACCTGCACAGAGAGAGCCTGTTCTCCGCCCAGTATGTGTCTGAGGGACAGGGTGGAGAGAACGGCAGAGTGTCtgttaaacaacactgttaa